In Myotis daubentonii chromosome 16, mMyoDau2.1, whole genome shotgun sequence, one DNA window encodes the following:
- the LOC132218338 gene encoding galectin-9B-like translates to MALTCNQLSVVNPVVPFSRATPGGLQYGHQVTVKGVFLPSCGSRFAVDFQTGFSDNDIAFHFNPRFEEGGYVVCNTRQKGRWGPEERMMINPFQMGIPFEISFLVENSGFQVKVNGNFFMIYVHRVPFHRVDTISFTGGVEVTEISIEDTRAVCLQRKISEVQSYPSPCGSPESKEQKPKAPGSNKAPTPQLDVQNPPQPCPAHLPASHLTHEDPPSASTAHSRLLLATTLLHLLSWCPKYPLPPHPASP, encoded by the exons ATGGCCCTCACCTGTAACCAGCTTTCCGTCGTGAACCCA GTCGTCCCCTTCTCTAGGGCCACACCAGGGGGCCTCCAGTATGGACATCAGGTCACTGTCAAAGGGGTGTTTCTTCCGTCCTGTGGAAGCAG GTTTGCTGTGGACTTCCAGACGGGCTTCAGTGACAATGACATTGCCTTCCACTTCAACCCTCGGTTTGAAGAGGGCGGGTATGTGGTCTGTAACACCAGGCAGAAAGGACGCTGGGGGCCGGAGGAGAGGATGATGATCAATCCCTTCCAGATGGGAATTCCTTTTGAGATCAGCTTCCTGGTGGAGAACTCTGGATTCCAG GTGAAGGTGAATGGAAACTTCTTTATGATCTACGTACACCGCGTGCCCTTCCACCGTGTGGACACCATCTCCTTCACCGGTGGTGTAGAGGTGACAGAGATCAGCATCGAG GACACCCGTGCAGTTTGTCTCCAGAGGAAGATCTCTGAGGTGCAGTCCTACCCCAGTCCCTGTGGCTCACCTGAGTCCAAAGAGCAGAAACCAAAA GCCCCAGGCTCAAATAAAGCTCCAACTCCCCAGCTGGATGTGCAGAATCCTCCCCAGCCTTGCCCAGCCCACCTCCCGGCCTCCCACCTCACCCATGAAGACCCTCCATCAGCCTCCACTGCTCACTCCAGGCTCCTTCTGGCCACCACGCTTTTGCATCTGCTGTCCTGGTGCCCAAAGTATCCTTTGCCACCTCACCCAGccagcccctaa
- the LOC132218339 gene encoding galectin-9B-like isoform X12, with translation MAPICDQLSFVNPVIPFSKATQGGDRYTLRYGHHIIIKGMFLQSCGTRFAVDFQTGFSDNDIAFHFNPRFEEGGYVVCNTKQKGQWGPEERMMTNPFQMGIPFEISFLVENSGFQVKVNGKEFTKYTHLVPVHHVDTISFTGGVEVKQISIEDTCAVPVQRMISEVQSYPSLYDSPESKEQKPKPPSYWQATAAPINP, from the exons GTCATCCCCTTCTCTAAGGCCACACAAGGGGGTGACCGGTACACCCTCCGGTATGGACATCACATCATTATCAAAGGGATGTTTCTTCAGTCCTGTGGAACCAG GTTTGCTGTGGACTTCCAGACGGGCTTCAGTGACAATGACATTGCCTTCCACTTCAACCCTCGGTTTGAAGAGGGTGGGTATGTGGTCTGtaacaccaagcagaaaggacaGTGGGGGCCGGAGGAGAGGATGATGACAAATCCCTTCCAGATGGGAATTCCTTTTGAGATCAGCTTCCTGGTGGAGAACTCTGGATTCCAG GTGAAGGTGAATGGAAAGGAGTTTACGAAGTACACACACCTCGTGCCTGTACACCATGTGGACACCATCTCCTTTACCGGTGGTGTGGAGGTGAAACAGATCAGCATCGAG GACACCTGTGCAGTCCCTGTCCAGAGGATGATCTCTGAGGTGCAGTCCTACCCCAGTCTCTATGACTCACCTGAGTCCAAAGAGCAGAAACCAAAA CCTCCAAGTTACTGGCAGGCCACTGCAGCTCCCATT AATCCTTAA
- the LOC132218339 gene encoding galectin-9B-like isoform X15, translating to MAPICDQLSFVNPVIPFSKATQGGDRYTLRYGHHIIIKGMFLQSCGTRFAVDFQTGFSDNDIAFHFNPRFEEGGYVVCNTKQKGQWGPEERMMTNPFQMGIPFEISFLVENSGFQVKVNGKEFTKYTHLVPVHHVDTISFTGGVEVKQISIEPPSYWQATAAPIMQKVIPGLKCPNP from the exons GTCATCCCCTTCTCTAAGGCCACACAAGGGGGTGACCGGTACACCCTCCGGTATGGACATCACATCATTATCAAAGGGATGTTTCTTCAGTCCTGTGGAACCAG GTTTGCTGTGGACTTCCAGACGGGCTTCAGTGACAATGACATTGCCTTCCACTTCAACCCTCGGTTTGAAGAGGGTGGGTATGTGGTCTGtaacaccaagcagaaaggacaGTGGGGGCCGGAGGAGAGGATGATGACAAATCCCTTCCAGATGGGAATTCCTTTTGAGATCAGCTTCCTGGTGGAGAACTCTGGATTCCAG GTGAAGGTGAATGGAAAGGAGTTTACGAAGTACACACACCTCGTGCCTGTACACCATGTGGACACCATCTCCTTTACCGGTGGTGTGGAGGTGAAACAGATCAGCATCGAG CCTCCAAGTTACTGGCAGGCCACTGCAGCTCCCATT ATGCAAAAGGTCATCCCTGGACTCAAGTGCCCT AATCCTTAA
- the LOC132218339 gene encoding galectin-9B-like isoform X5, with protein MAPICDQLSFVNPVIPFSKATQGGDRYTLRYGHHIIIKGMFLQSCGTRFAVDFQTGFSDNDIAFHFNPRFEEGGYVVCNTKQKGQWGPEERMMTNPFQMGIPFEISFLVENSGFQVKVNGKEFTKYTHLVPVHHVDTISFTGGVEVKQISIEDTCAVPVQRMISEVQSYPSLYDSPESKEQKPKPPSYWQATAAPIMQKVIPGLKCPNP; from the exons GTCATCCCCTTCTCTAAGGCCACACAAGGGGGTGACCGGTACACCCTCCGGTATGGACATCACATCATTATCAAAGGGATGTTTCTTCAGTCCTGTGGAACCAG GTTTGCTGTGGACTTCCAGACGGGCTTCAGTGACAATGACATTGCCTTCCACTTCAACCCTCGGTTTGAAGAGGGTGGGTATGTGGTCTGtaacaccaagcagaaaggacaGTGGGGGCCGGAGGAGAGGATGATGACAAATCCCTTCCAGATGGGAATTCCTTTTGAGATCAGCTTCCTGGTGGAGAACTCTGGATTCCAG GTGAAGGTGAATGGAAAGGAGTTTACGAAGTACACACACCTCGTGCCTGTACACCATGTGGACACCATCTCCTTTACCGGTGGTGTGGAGGTGAAACAGATCAGCATCGAG GACACCTGTGCAGTCCCTGTCCAGAGGATGATCTCTGAGGTGCAGTCCTACCCCAGTCTCTATGACTCACCTGAGTCCAAAGAGCAGAAACCAAAA CCTCCAAGTTACTGGCAGGCCACTGCAGCTCCCATT ATGCAAAAGGTCATCCCTGGACTCAAGTGCCCT AATCCTTAA
- the LOC132218339 gene encoding galectin-9B-like isoform X10 — protein MAPICDQLSFVNPVIPFSKATQGGDRYTLRYGHHIIIKGMFLQSCGTRFAVDFQTGFSDNDIAFHFNPRFEEGGYVVCNTKQKGQWGPEERMMTNPFQMGIPFEISFLVENSGFQDTCAVPVQRMISEVQSYPSLYDSPESKEQKPKPPSYWQATAAPIMQKVIPGLKCPVSLPAPVSTQPRSLLLVQVSWEPWSSWSCLWRG, from the exons GTCATCCCCTTCTCTAAGGCCACACAAGGGGGTGACCGGTACACCCTCCGGTATGGACATCACATCATTATCAAAGGGATGTTTCTTCAGTCCTGTGGAACCAG GTTTGCTGTGGACTTCCAGACGGGCTTCAGTGACAATGACATTGCCTTCCACTTCAACCCTCGGTTTGAAGAGGGTGGGTATGTGGTCTGtaacaccaagcagaaaggacaGTGGGGGCCGGAGGAGAGGATGATGACAAATCCCTTCCAGATGGGAATTCCTTTTGAGATCAGCTTCCTGGTGGAGAACTCTGGATTCCAG GACACCTGTGCAGTCCCTGTCCAGAGGATGATCTCTGAGGTGCAGTCCTACCCCAGTCTCTATGACTCACCTGAGTCCAAAGAGCAGAAACCAAAA CCTCCAAGTTACTGGCAGGCCACTGCAGCTCCCATT ATGCAAAAGGTCATCCCTGGACTCAAGTGCCCTGTAAGTCTGCCAGCTCCAGTCAGTACACAACCTCGCTCCCTCTTGCTGGTACAAGTCAGCTGGGAGCCCTGGAGTTCAtggagctgcctgtggaggggctga
- the LOC132218339 gene encoding galectin-9B-like isoform X6, whose product MAPICDQLSFVNPVIPFSKATQGGDRYTLRYGHHIIIKGMFLQSCGTRFAVDFQTGFSDNDIAFHFNPRFEEGGYVVCNTKQKGQWGPEERMMTNPFQMGIPFEISFLVENSGFQVKVNGKEFTKYTHLVPVHHVDTISFTGGVEVKQISIEPPSYWQATAAPIMQKVIPGLKCPVSLPAPVSTQPRSLLLVQVSWEPWSSWSCLWRG is encoded by the exons GTCATCCCCTTCTCTAAGGCCACACAAGGGGGTGACCGGTACACCCTCCGGTATGGACATCACATCATTATCAAAGGGATGTTTCTTCAGTCCTGTGGAACCAG GTTTGCTGTGGACTTCCAGACGGGCTTCAGTGACAATGACATTGCCTTCCACTTCAACCCTCGGTTTGAAGAGGGTGGGTATGTGGTCTGtaacaccaagcagaaaggacaGTGGGGGCCGGAGGAGAGGATGATGACAAATCCCTTCCAGATGGGAATTCCTTTTGAGATCAGCTTCCTGGTGGAGAACTCTGGATTCCAG GTGAAGGTGAATGGAAAGGAGTTTACGAAGTACACACACCTCGTGCCTGTACACCATGTGGACACCATCTCCTTTACCGGTGGTGTGGAGGTGAAACAGATCAGCATCGAG CCTCCAAGTTACTGGCAGGCCACTGCAGCTCCCATT ATGCAAAAGGTCATCCCTGGACTCAAGTGCCCTGTAAGTCTGCCAGCTCCAGTCAGTACACAACCTCGCTCCCTCTTGCTGGTACAAGTCAGCTGGGAGCCCTGGAGTTCAtggagctgcctgtggaggggctga
- the LOC132218339 gene encoding galectin-9B-like isoform X1, whose amino-acid sequence MAPICDQLSFVNPVIPFSKATQGGDRYTLRYGHHIIIKGMFLQSCGTRFAVDFQTGFSDNDIAFHFNPRFEEGGYVVCNTKQKGQWGPEERMMTNPFQMGIPFEISFLVENSGFQVKVNGKEFTKYTHLVPVHHVDTISFTGGVEVKQISIEDTCAVPVQRMISEVQSYPSLYDSPESKEQKPKPPSYWQATAAPIMQKVIPGLKCPVSLPAPVSTQPRSLLLVQVSWEPWSSWSCLWRG is encoded by the exons GTCATCCCCTTCTCTAAGGCCACACAAGGGGGTGACCGGTACACCCTCCGGTATGGACATCACATCATTATCAAAGGGATGTTTCTTCAGTCCTGTGGAACCAG GTTTGCTGTGGACTTCCAGACGGGCTTCAGTGACAATGACATTGCCTTCCACTTCAACCCTCGGTTTGAAGAGGGTGGGTATGTGGTCTGtaacaccaagcagaaaggacaGTGGGGGCCGGAGGAGAGGATGATGACAAATCCCTTCCAGATGGGAATTCCTTTTGAGATCAGCTTCCTGGTGGAGAACTCTGGATTCCAG GTGAAGGTGAATGGAAAGGAGTTTACGAAGTACACACACCTCGTGCCTGTACACCATGTGGACACCATCTCCTTTACCGGTGGTGTGGAGGTGAAACAGATCAGCATCGAG GACACCTGTGCAGTCCCTGTCCAGAGGATGATCTCTGAGGTGCAGTCCTACCCCAGTCTCTATGACTCACCTGAGTCCAAAGAGCAGAAACCAAAA CCTCCAAGTTACTGGCAGGCCACTGCAGCTCCCATT ATGCAAAAGGTCATCCCTGGACTCAAGTGCCCTGTAAGTCTGCCAGCTCCAGTCAGTACACAACCTCGCTCCCTCTTGCTGGTACAAGTCAGCTGGGAGCCCTGGAGTTCAtggagctgcctgtggaggggctga